A region of the Mangifera indica cultivar Alphonso chromosome 10, CATAS_Mindica_2.1, whole genome shotgun sequence genome:
AATAAGATCTGGCCCATACTACAATGGAATGTAACATTAAAGcttcatttataagatttggTTGTAAACTGATTTATTTTGTTGGGGCCTGATTTGATTTTATGAGATTGTCATGGGTACTTTTCCagattaaaaattgaaaatatttggcTCTTCATGTCGGTAAACCGTACATGTATAGTGCCACGGACTTGCACTTGTTACATCATACAACATCAAAAATGAATTATTCATCAAATACCGGATATTGTATTTTGCAAATTACAATACAAAGGATATCGATTTTAGATACTAAAATAAATACCAATGAAAATACACGAAATCAAAGGTATAATCTTACGTAAAAAAAAAACGATTATGGTTGGAATCAATAGTATAATTACTTATAATCAACCAAGAATAAGCAAAAGATTTagggtaatatttttttaaattaatattatgtatatatatttttaaatacataattaaatatatagatgatacatcattatataattatgtgttatttaaaatttaatttaaaaatatttaatcatataataatatattattaatatacttaaatatatatatataattttatagtatttttaaaatagttcaacctactttttaaaaacttacGTCCATTATTATGGTATAAGTATTCTGACTAGAATACAGTGgagtaaatataaatcaatacaaAAGTTGTCTTCCTCCTCTGAACAATCCTTTTGTTTTTATAGAATCAAAGGTTGggtaatgttaaaaaaaattacactagAATTATGTTTTAGATCCTAATACACTAAATCTAATAATCTATTGGAAAGCTACAACtatgtttaaaataaagatgGAAAACGATCTCGGacaaatcataaaattgacGAGATTTGTGTTTCTTATTGTTTATGAATAAAAGAGCTTCTATTCACGTTCGAGTTGCACTATATATATCAATgtcttttgatatatttatattaaaataaaggaTCATAATAACAGATTGTTGGACTAgtctttttgaaattaattggCTTGGTATATACTCGGATTTCACCAAATGGGCTTCTCGTTTCCGAAAGAAATTGATTTTAGGTCATAAATTTTCTGATTTATTTACATTACACAGTCAAATTATTCAATACAAtgttaagaagaaaataataaaaaaaatatttgaaaaaaagaaagaaacagaaaTGGAAGCAACCACCACATCTTGGAAGGACCTACAAGGATTTTGGTTCTGACTATTCACAGTCAAAGCCTTTATAAGGTACAAAGAATCCATATCTCCATTGTTTGTATGGATGCTCAGAAATTTACagtgaaaaagaaacaaaaatctttCATCATCATTTCCTGTCCCCAgctttttttttcctccaatTTGAAGGATGATTTAGAGTGCACAGTTTGATcatatttgatttaaagttgATCAGGACTCCTCGCGAGACATTGCCCCACAACATCAAGGAGGCGAAGCCCCCTTTCAAGGTGTCTGTTGTCTAGTCAATAGATAGGAGCTTATTTATAATTAcgttattctaaaattttttcataaatacttAGTTATTATATCTCTTATATCATGTAACActaaattaaggccaaaggactatttcccacccaaggtatgttgcattctcaagtttatcccttttaactttgataatatcaaatacccacctatgaacagttaaaattaatggtgataaatgtaaaatcgtcatttcctctaaatattaaaaataaactaaaatataatctatatttgccctcctaaactttaaaaactaaaaatttcattcagtctaagttttaaaaaatgacaatttcaccctaaggtttcgttttgaaatctccgacgtcatctccggctccattgcccaCGACCTCTCCCTCCTAAAGCATTCTCTTCCTCTGACggtctcttttctcccatttgaaAGTCTGATCGACATCAAAGAAGTGGTAGAAGAACATAtaatctgtgtacataaattaggtactcaaaatatatacacataacattttcTTCAAATAATTCCAAAAACAAATACACATAAATTGCATAAGTGTTTACTTGTATATGATGTCACATTGTTAGTTGGAGATGCCAcaattataatcaattaattttggcGCAATAAATAGCCAATAAATACTTTGTGCATAGAATTGGAATGGCACAAGAATATTTTAGCATTAATTTCAAACCTTTGAATCAaagtcatttttttaacttcCGTGGGATTGCTGCTTTCAACCATTTGATTGAACCTAAATAATTGGAAAGGAACCTAGCCCAACATCACATCATCAATTAAGGGTGTAAAGCGAGTCAAGCCATAGGCTTAACTCTATTAATGTTAATCCAAGTTCAAGTTTGTTACTGGTTAACTTAATGAGTTCATGAGCTTATGGGTTAATTcgattaaaatatcaataaattattaaaaattctaaaatttgtatttaaatttataaaatatttgaagtaattgataaatatataagttgtaaaatcaaaaattatttaaatattgtattaattattatcaaatgttaaaaaaaaaaaataataaaaaaaaaaaacattatcattgtatgtaattaaaagaaaagttgcattttaataacaattccTCCCAATATATGACGAGTGTCAAATAAGAAACTAAGAAAAAGActtctaatatattaaattttcagtGTAAGCAAAGCAAGGGAAAAAGTAGatgaatcttaaaaaatatattgacgGAGGCATGCCAAAACTAAGCATTCATTTAATCATATTGTCCCAATGGGAGGGAAACAATTATAACTAAATAATCCACTCTTATTTGAATGATACCAACATAGGGAGAACCACATTCGAAAACCTATATTTGATCCATACTTTTCAATATGTGATCAAAGTTTTATATTTGAGAGATGTGATGATAAttctaatatcaaattatacaaactttgAAAGAATCACATTTTAAAACCtaactgttaaaattaaagaattcatCGTAACTAGAATCTTATATTTTCTGATTTTGGAACCCATGGGAGGGAAACAATTATAAATCCCATGCTTTAAGATTTTGGATTCCATGGGAGGGAAACAATTATAAATCTCAAATGTTCATATGTAAGATCAAAGTTGCATATATGGGAGACTATCTTTAATATCAAACATGGTAGTCAAATCACATAtcgtttaataatatatatggtaTCATACATACTCTCACagtattgtataatttttttatgcaccttgaaatatatgttatttttaatatatatcgtatcgtatattatatgatattaatactcataataccaaatgatacaaattttgaaagaatcacatttaaaaaactaattattaaagttaaaaatttcaaaacaatcatataaatttaacaccaaaaactcatatttttcagtaTGAGATCTGAATCTTATTGCTTGCATGCAAGAGAATGAAACatagaattataatataatcaccatttaaaatgtatttatttcaataaagcCAGTCAAAatggagaaaaagaaagcaactTTCTAATCGCCGATTAATCGCCATACAAGGAATGTTCCTTGATGTTTACACCATAGTCATACCTCCCTTTCGTATTCTTCCCACTATAAAATCGCTTCACTCTCCATCCTTCTCCACCACCTCGTCTCATCACTGACTCTTCTCGTCTTCGTTCCTCTTCTTTTCATCTTGGTTTGAATTGACTCTGCTGAATATAAAATGGATATGGACAAGCTCAGTTACGAGATCTTCTCCATTCTTGAAAACAAATTCCTCTTTGGCTACAACGAACAGCCCAAACTTCAAAACAAATTCAGCGATAAGCCTCTCGGTAACGGCAAAGTCAGAATCCTCTCCATCGACGGCGGCGGTGCCACTGATGGTATTCTCGCCGGGAAATCACTTGCCCACTTGGAATCTTTCCTCTCAAAGAAATCGGGTAACCCAGGTGCCCGTATCTCCGATTACTTCGATGTCGTAGCGGGATCAGGAGCCGGAGGAATCCTCGCTGCTTTGTTGTTTACACGTGGCAGAGATGGTAATCCAATGTTCACAGCTAAACAAGCGCTTGAATTTATGATCGAGAATCGGCGCAAGATTTTCAGATCATCCTCCGGTGGGATTCTCCGGCGGTGCCTCCGGTCGGCGAAGATGGAGAAGTTGTTTCGGAAGACTTTTGGCGAGTACACTTTGAAGGATACGGTGAAGCCCGTGCTGATAACATGCTATGATCTCGCCACTTGCGCGCCGTTCTTGTTTTCCCGCGCAGACGCGTTGGAAGTGGACGGCTATGATTTTAAGATTAGGGACGTGTGCCTGGCCACGGCGGCTGATCCGACGGTTGTGGGAGCCGTGGAGATG
Encoded here:
- the LOC123227240 gene encoding patatin-like protein 7; this translates as MDMDKLSYEIFSILENKFLFGYNEQPKLQNKFSDKPLGNGKVRILSIDGGGATDGILAGKSLAHLESFLSKKSGNPGARISDYFDVVAGSGAGGILAALLFTRGRDGNPMFTAKQALEFMIENRRKIFRSSSGGILRRCLRSAKMEKLFRKTFGEYTLKDTVKPVLITCYDLATCAPFLFSRADALEVDGYDFKIRDVCLATAADPTVVGAVEMKSIDQRTKIVAVGGGIAMNNPTAAAITHVLNNKLEFPFCNGVEDLVVVSLGNGESDYGVSPKRSLLPSQFVKIAGEGASDMVDQAVSMAFTQGGTSNYVRIQANGIIAKNEHGKLEKAMKTNRKEEILCAIEEMFSKNTYESILFQGKKMVESTNLEKLELFAGELIKEQERRKTSILPTVVLKHSFPTPRTSSATTLSTLSSSS